One window from the genome of Rhodobacteraceae bacterium S2214 encodes:
- the selD gene encoding selenide, water dikinase SelD has product MNTQLPQTRDLVLVGGGHTHALVLRSWAMKPLPGVRLTVINPGPTAPYSGMLPGFVAGHYTRDELDIDLVQLGRFASARVILGAVDHIDVAAKTISVPGRPPIAYDVTAVDVGITSTMPSLKGFTENAIPAKPLGKFASRWDAFRATAKNPHIAIIGGGVAGAELAMAMAHALRRDGSDAAVVQLVDRGRVLKDLGSVAKGKVLAALETQGVTLIENADVAEIAAHGVILTDGTLIKSDFTTGAAGAKPHDWVAGLDLDIHEGFITVNDKLQSSNPDVFAVGDCAHLSFDPRPKAGVYAVREAPVLFDNLQAHLSGRDLRAYKPQKDYLKLISLGGKSALAEKFGTARQGPLLWKLKNHIDRTFMNQFDGLSPMALPDLPETIALGVRETLGDKPMCGGCGSKVGRGALRNVLSHLPHTQRNDIQSVAGDDAAIVQTGGATQVISTDHLRAMIDDPVMMTRIAAVHALGDIWAMGAQPQAATATIILPRTSEILQERALAEIMATAHDVFADAGAAIVGGHTSQGDALTIGFTVTGLVDGQPITLKGAKKGDALIITKPIGSGVIMAAEMQCKAAGADVAAALHQMVQGQADAAAVLKDAHAMTDVTGFGLAGHLAGICEASGVGAEVTLTDVPLMQGARTLAEAGQQSSLFDSNKAGVAGVECTNSALSDLMFDPQTAGGLLAAVDPSQAADVIAKLKQAGYPAAQIGTITDQVGRIILRD; this is encoded by the coding sequence CGATGAAACCGCTACCCGGCGTGCGCCTGACGGTCATCAATCCGGGACCAACGGCACCCTATTCGGGCATGCTGCCGGGGTTCGTTGCAGGGCATTACACGCGGGACGAACTGGACATCGATCTGGTGCAGCTTGGCCGCTTTGCGAGCGCACGGGTCATTCTTGGGGCGGTTGATCATATCGACGTGGCAGCCAAAACCATCAGCGTGCCGGGGCGTCCACCGATTGCCTATGACGTGACCGCCGTTGATGTGGGGATCACATCGACAATGCCGTCGCTGAAAGGCTTCACGGAAAATGCCATTCCAGCCAAGCCTTTGGGCAAATTCGCAAGCCGCTGGGACGCCTTCCGTGCAACGGCAAAGAACCCGCATATCGCGATCATCGGTGGCGGCGTTGCAGGAGCAGAGCTTGCCATGGCGATGGCGCATGCCCTACGCCGCGACGGGTCCGATGCCGCCGTGGTCCAGCTTGTGGATCGGGGCCGCGTCCTGAAAGATCTAGGGTCCGTGGCCAAAGGTAAAGTGCTCGCCGCGCTGGAAACTCAAGGCGTCACGCTCATTGAAAACGCAGACGTTGCTGAAATCGCGGCGCACGGCGTGATCCTGACGGACGGCACGCTGATCAAATCCGACTTCACCACCGGTGCGGCGGGCGCAAAACCGCATGACTGGGTGGCGGGGCTTGATCTGGACATCCACGAAGGCTTCATCACCGTCAACGACAAGCTGCAATCTAGCAATCCGGATGTTTTTGCGGTCGGCGATTGTGCGCACCTTAGCTTCGATCCGCGTCCAAAGGCGGGCGTCTATGCTGTCCGCGAAGCGCCGGTTTTATTCGATAACCTTCAGGCCCATTTGTCTGGGCGTGATCTGCGGGCGTATAAGCCGCAAAAGGATTACCTAAAACTGATCTCGCTTGGCGGGAAATCAGCGCTCGCTGAAAAGTTCGGAACGGCACGGCAGGGGCCGTTGTTGTGGAAGCTCAAGAACCACATCGACCGAACCTTTATGAACCAGTTCGACGGGCTCAGCCCGATGGCCTTGCCTGATCTGCCGGAAACGATCGCGCTGGGCGTGCGTGAAACGCTTGGTGACAAACCCATGTGTGGCGGATGCGGGTCAAAGGTCGGGCGCGGGGCGTTGCGGAACGTGCTGTCTCACCTGCCACACACGCAAAGGAACGACATCCAATCCGTCGCGGGTGATGATGCTGCAATCGTGCAAACGGGTGGCGCGACCCAAGTCATATCGACGGACCACCTGCGTGCCATGATCGACGATCCGGTCATGATGACGCGTATCGCAGCCGTTCACGCGCTGGGCGATATCTGGGCGATGGGGGCGCAGCCACAAGCCGCGACCGCAACGATCATCCTACCGCGCACGTCAGAGATATTGCAGGAACGCGCCTTGGCCGAAATCATGGCCACAGCGCATGATGTTTTCGCCGATGCAGGTGCCGCTATCGTCGGCGGACACACGTCGCAAGGTGACGCGCTGACTATTGGTTTCACGGTCACGGGGCTGGTGGACGGACAGCCGATCACGCTGAAAGGTGCCAAAAAGGGCGACGCGCTGATCATAACAAAACCCATCGGGTCCGGCGTGATCATGGCGGCAGAAATGCAATGCAAAGCGGCAGGCGCAGACGTCGCAGCCGCATTGCACCAGATGGTGCAAGGGCAGGCGGACGCGGCGGCGGTGTTAAAAGACGCGCATGCGATGACCGACGTCACAGGCTTCGGGCTTGCGGGGCATTTGGCGGGTATCTGCGAGGCGTCTGGCGTCGGTGCAGAAGTCACCTTAACGGACGTGCCGTTGATGCAGGGCGCGCGCACATTGGCAGAAGCTGGGCAGCAGTCCTCATTGTTCGATTCCAACAAGGCGGGTGTGGCAGGCGTTGAATGCACGAACTCCGCGCTGTCAGACCTGATGTTCGACCCGCAAACCGCAGGTGGATTGCTCGCCGCTGTTGACCCGTCACAAGCCGCTGATGTCATCGCAAAGTTGAAACAGGCCGGATATCCAGCCGCGCAGATCGGGACGATCACGGATCAGGTCGGGCGGATCATTCTGCGCGATTAA
- the mnmH gene encoding tRNA 2-selenouridine(34) synthase MnmH, whose protein sequence is MPVKFATLHDIADHNADTIIDVRSPAEFAQDRVPGAINLPALSNDQRAEIGTMYVRDSAFRARKRGAAMVARNVADHLDGPLRDHDGGWQPLVYCWRGGQRSGSFASILQQIGWRAETIAGGYQSYRRLVHDYLYEAPLPHRIVLMDGNTGTGKTAVLGHLRDRGIQTIDLESLAAHRGSLLGGTDAPQPAQKAFETALAQAFIACDPSMPVVIEAESSKIGRINLPPSVWSAMCAAPRVMIAASVATRAAYLAKAYADVSTDLTALSERLQPMRYIRGHAVVDAWQAALVSGDLQNFAASLMETHYDPAYDKARGLQEHQLLGQITAETLDSDGLRRTADQISALINRAE, encoded by the coding sequence ATGCCCGTCAAATTCGCGACCCTTCACGATATTGCAGACCATAACGCGGACACGATTATTGATGTCCGTTCACCTGCGGAATTTGCGCAAGATCGCGTCCCCGGTGCGATCAATCTGCCCGCCCTCAGCAACGATCAACGTGCCGAAATTGGCACGATGTATGTCCGTGACAGTGCCTTTCGCGCCCGCAAACGTGGGGCTGCGATGGTGGCCCGTAATGTTGCCGATCATTTGGACGGACCTTTGCGCGATCACGACGGTGGTTGGCAGCCGTTGGTCTATTGCTGGCGGGGCGGTCAACGGTCAGGGTCGTTTGCGTCGATCTTACAGCAAATCGGGTGGCGCGCTGAAACGATTGCAGGTGGTTATCAAAGCTACCGCCGGTTGGTGCATGACTATCTGTATGAGGCGCCGTTGCCGCACCGGATTGTTCTGATGGACGGGAACACCGGCACCGGCAAAACGGCTGTGCTCGGGCATCTTAGGGACCGCGGTATCCAGACGATTGATCTGGAATCCCTTGCCGCCCATCGCGGGTCGCTATTGGGGGGTACTGACGCCCCGCAACCAGCCCAGAAAGCGTTTGAAACGGCACTTGCGCAGGCGTTTATCGCCTGTGATCCATCAATGCCCGTCGTGATCGAGGCAGAAAGCAGCAAGATTGGTCGGATTAACCTGCCCCCGTCGGTTTGGTCAGCCATGTGCGCCGCCCCGCGTGTGATGATCGCAGCCTCAGTTGCGACGCGTGCTGCCTACTTGGCCAAGGCATACGCGGATGTATCGACGGATCTGACTGCGCTGTCTGAGCGCCTGCAACCGATGCGCTATATTCGGGGCCACGCTGTTGTGGATGCTTGGCAGGCGGCACTGGTGTCTGGTGATCTCCAAAACTTCGCGGCGTCGCTGATGGAAACGCATTACGACCCCGCCTATGACAAGGCACGTGGATTGCAAGAGCACCAATTGCTGGGGCAGATCACCGCCGAAACGCTTGATTCCGACGGGTTGCGGCGCACCGCAGATCAAATCTCCGCGTTGATTAATCGCGCAGAATGA
- a CDS encoding serine/threonine protein phosphatase → MIYAIGDIHGQIEMLDHALDLIEQDGGPDAEIVFLGDYTDRGLNSCAVIDRLIAGQKAGKNWRFIMGNHDRFFANFVTMGKQHDPRVASGINWLNPRLGGTNTIASYGVKGEAIFAAHTRGEQEILLHYQTDAGALTPDQVQQAAAKAVPQAHIDFINALPLTIETDDLLFVHAGIMPGVALADQDPEDLLWIREGFLDDKTDHGKLVVHGHTALEAPTHFGNRVDLDAGAGYGRPLIPAVFVGRDCYILTETGRVPLIPAD, encoded by the coding sequence ATGATCTACGCAATTGGTGACATTCACGGTCAGATCGAAATGCTCGACCATGCGCTTGACCTTATTGAACAGGATGGCGGTCCGGACGCGGAAATCGTGTTCTTGGGTGATTATACCGATCGTGGCCTGAATTCTTGCGCAGTGATTGACCGTCTGATTGCGGGTCAGAAGGCTGGTAAAAACTGGCGCTTCATCATGGGCAATCACGACCGATTCTTCGCCAACTTCGTCACGATGGGCAAACAGCACGATCCGCGTGTCGCCTCAGGCATCAACTGGCTGAACCCACGTCTGGGCGGGACCAATACGATCGCGTCCTACGGCGTTAAAGGCGAAGCCATTTTCGCGGCGCATACCCGTGGCGAACAGGAAATACTGCTGCACTATCAAACCGATGCTGGTGCGTTGACACCTGATCAGGTACAGCAGGCCGCAGCAAAGGCTGTTCCGCAGGCCCATATTGATTTCATCAATGCGTTGCCGCTGACCATTGAAACGGACGATCTGCTTTTCGTGCACGCAGGCATCATGCCGGGCGTCGCACTAGCCGACCAAGACCCCGAAGATCTGCTTTGGATACGCGAAGGGTTCTTGGACGATAAAACCGATCACGGCAAACTTGTCGTGCACGGCCACACAGCGCTAGAGGCACCGACCCATTTCGGCAATCGCGTCGATCTGGACGCAGGTGCCGGTTATGGCCGCCCGTTGATCCCCGCCGTGTTTGTCGGTCGGGACTGTTATATCTTGACCGAGACTGGCAGGGTGCCATTGATCCCAGCCGATTAA
- the serA gene encoding phosphoglycerate dehydrogenase — protein MAAPKVLISDKLSAAAVQIFKDRGIDVDFQPDLGKDKDLLLAAIPHYDGLAIRSATKATQKIIEAATNLKVIGRAGIGTDNIDKEAASKAGIIVMNTPFGNMITTAEHAIAMMFAVARQIPEASASTHAGKWEKSKFMGVELTGKTLGVIGAGNIGGIVCDRAKGLSMKVMAYDPFLGEDKANEMGVKKVELDELLANADFITLHVPFTDQTANILSKENIAKTKKGVRIVNCARGGLVDEEALAEALKSGHVAGAAFDVFAVEPATDSPLFNLPNVVCTPHLGAATTEAQENVALQVAEQMSDYLLTGAVSNALNMPSVTAEEAKIMGPWIKLSGHLGNFAGQVTDEPIKAINILFDGEASDMNLKALTAAVIAGIMKKVNPDTNMVSAPVIAKERGIQVSTTKQDQSGTFDGYVKVTVVTDEMERSIAGTVFSDGKPRFIQIKGINIDAEIGEHMLYTTNKDVPGIIGSLGQTLGAHDVNIANFTLGRSAAKEQAIAMLYVDEPVPADALKALADTGLFQKIKTLKFEV, from the coding sequence ATGGCCGCTCCTAAAGTACTGATTTCCGACAAACTCTCTGCTGCCGCAGTCCAGATTTTCAAAGACCGAGGCATCGACGTTGATTTCCAGCCTGACCTTGGCAAAGACAAGGACCTGCTGCTGGCCGCGATCCCGCATTACGACGGTCTTGCGATCCGCTCTGCGACTAAAGCGACCCAGAAAATCATCGAGGCCGCCACGAACCTGAAGGTCATCGGCCGCGCCGGTATCGGCACCGACAACATCGACAAAGAAGCGGCATCCAAAGCCGGTATCATTGTCATGAACACGCCATTCGGCAACATGATCACCACGGCTGAACATGCTATTGCAATGATGTTCGCTGTTGCGCGTCAAATCCCGGAGGCATCCGCATCTACCCACGCGGGTAAATGGGAAAAGTCCAAGTTCATGGGTGTTGAACTGACGGGCAAAACGCTTGGCGTGATCGGCGCAGGCAACATCGGCGGGATCGTGTGTGACCGTGCAAAAGGCCTGTCCATGAAAGTCATGGCCTACGATCCGTTCCTTGGCGAAGACAAAGCCAACGAGATGGGCGTGAAGAAGGTCGAACTCGACGAACTGCTGGCAAACGCTGATTTCATCACGCTGCACGTGCCGTTCACGGATCAGACAGCCAACATTCTGTCGAAAGAAAACATCGCGAAAACTAAAAAAGGCGTGCGTATCGTCAACTGCGCCCGTGGTGGTCTGGTCGATGAGGAAGCACTGGCTGAGGCATTGAAATCCGGCCACGTGGCTGGTGCTGCGTTTGACGTCTTCGCGGTTGAACCCGCAACTGACAGCCCGCTGTTCAACCTGCCGAACGTCGTCTGCACACCGCACCTTGGTGCTGCAACAACCGAAGCCCAAGAAAACGTGGCCCTTCAGGTCGCAGAACAGATGTCCGACTACCTGCTGACAGGTGCGGTGTCCAACGCGCTGAACATGCCGTCCGTCACGGCAGAAGAAGCGAAGATCATGGGCCCATGGATCAAACTGTCCGGCCACCTTGGTAACTTTGCCGGTCAGGTGACTGACGAGCCGATCAAAGCGATCAACATCTTGTTCGACGGCGAAGCATCCGACATGAACCTCAAAGCGCTGACAGCAGCTGTCATCGCAGGCATCATGAAAAAGGTGAACCCGGATACGAACATGGTCTCCGCTCCTGTGATTGCAAAAGAACGCGGCATTCAGGTGTCCACAACAAAGCAGGACCAGTCCGGCACATTCGACGGCTACGTGAAAGTGACCGTTGTGACTGACGAAATGGAACGGTCCATCGCGGGCACAGTGTTTAGCGACGGTAAGCCACGCTTTATCCAGATCAAAGGCATCAACATCGACGCCGAGATCGGTGAACATATGCTCTACACGACCAACAAAGACGTACCGGGCATCATCGGGTCCTTGGGTCAAACGCTTGGTGCGCATGACGTCAACATCGCGAACTTTACTCTTGGCCGGTCCGCCGCGAAAGAGCAGGCCATTGCGATGCTTTACGTCGATGAACCTGTGCCAGCCGATGCGCTGAAGGCGTTAGCAGATACCGGCCTGTTCCAGAAAATCAAAACCCTCAAATTCGAGGTGTAA
- a CDS encoding phosphoserine transaminase gives MVTTPPAVRPANARFSSGPCAKPPVFSLDKLADAPLGRSHRAAIGKSKLAEAIDLTRDILGIPADYRIGIVPASDTGAFEMAMWSMLGERPAEMVAWESFGAGWVTDVVKQLKIEAKTHTADYGHIVDMAALNYDNDVCFTWNGTTSGVRMPNGDAIPADRAGLTLCDATSAAFAQDLPWDKLDVTTFSWQKVMGGEAAHGMLILSPRAVERLENYTPAWPLPKIFRLTKGGKLIEGIFRGETINTPSMLAVEDYLVALKWAQDIGGLKALQDRANANAQAIFDFCDANDWIANLAEDDATRSNTSVCLKFTDDRITDGAAFAKAVAKRLADEDVALDIGAYRDAPAGLRIWCGATVETSDIAAMLPWLAWAFEVEIAA, from the coding sequence ATGGTCACGACACCACCGGCTGTGCGCCCGGCGAACGCACGTTTTTCTTCTGGCCCATGTGCCAAACCCCCTGTTTTTTCATTGGACAAGCTTGCTGACGCGCCTTTGGGCCGCTCGCACCGTGCCGCTATTGGCAAATCCAAACTGGCAGAAGCCATTGACCTGACACGCGACATCCTCGGCATCCCCGCTGATTACCGCATCGGGATCGTGCCTGCATCTGACACTGGCGCTTTTGAAATGGCGATGTGGTCTATGCTGGGCGAACGTCCTGCGGAAATGGTCGCATGGGAATCGTTCGGCGCTGGCTGGGTCACTGACGTGGTCAAGCAGCTGAAGATCGAAGCCAAAACACATACCGCAGACTACGGTCACATCGTTGATATGGCTGCGTTGAACTATGACAACGACGTCTGCTTTACATGGAACGGCACAACATCCGGTGTGCGGATGCCAAATGGCGATGCGATCCCTGCGGACCGTGCGGGTCTGACATTGTGCGACGCGACATCCGCTGCGTTTGCCCAAGACCTGCCATGGGACAAGCTGGATGTGACGACGTTCTCTTGGCAGAAAGTCATGGGCGGCGAGGCTGCACACGGCATGCTGATCCTGTCCCCACGCGCTGTTGAGCGTTTGGAAAACTACACACCTGCGTGGCCACTGCCAAAGATTTTCCGCCTGACAAAGGGTGGCAAATTGATCGAAGGCATCTTCCGCGGCGAAACCATCAACACGCCATCCATGCTGGCTGTTGAAGATTACCTTGTTGCGCTGAAGTGGGCGCAAGACATCGGTGGTCTGAAAGCCCTGCAAGACCGCGCCAATGCCAACGCGCAAGCGATCTTTGATTTCTGCGATGCGAACGACTGGATCGCGAACCTCGCCGAAGATGACGCGACACGGTCGAACACATCTGTTTGCCTGAAGTTCACAGACGACCGGATCACAGACGGTGCAGCATTCGCCAAAGCCGTTGCAAAACGTCTGGCTGACGAAGACGTCGCTTTGGACATCGGTGCGTATCGCGATGCCCCTGCCGGTCTGCGGATCTGGTGTGGTGCGACTGTGGAAACATCCGACATCGCGGCCATGCTGCCATGGCTCGCGTGGGCGTTCGAAGTTGAAATCGCGGCCTAA
- the serB gene encoding phosphoserine phosphatase SerB, whose amino-acid sequence MFVATFLCNPARPTLDPALVESLRNAWGGGDVVWLAADEAAEFSLQTMPENADEVWQVCQDQSVDLIIQLAEGRRKKMLIADMDSTMIQQECIDELAAEAGVGDRVAGITARAMNGELDFEEAIDERVGLLADLPETIIDHVLNTRITYMPGGATLLKTMRGQGAYAALVSGGFTAFTARVASELGFNENRANTLEIADGKLTGKVVRPILGQDAKLEALNGITATLGITPADAIAVGDGMNDLLMLENAGTGVALHGKPALQEKVSVRVNHGDLTALLYMQGYAKSEFVT is encoded by the coding sequence ATGTTTGTAGCAACCTTTTTGTGCAACCCGGCGCGCCCGACATTAGACCCCGCATTGGTCGAAAGCCTGCGGAACGCTTGGGGCGGCGGTGATGTAGTCTGGTTGGCCGCTGATGAAGCTGCTGAATTTTCGCTGCAAACGATGCCGGAAAACGCAGATGAGGTCTGGCAGGTGTGTCAGGATCAATCCGTTGATCTGATCATCCAGCTCGCTGAAGGGCGTCGCAAAAAGATGCTGATCGCGGACATGGACAGCACGATGATCCAGCAGGAATGTATCGACGAATTGGCGGCAGAGGCTGGTGTCGGCGACCGTGTTGCGGGGATTACCGCGCGCGCGATGAATGGCGAGTTGGATTTTGAAGAAGCGATCGATGAACGCGTCGGACTACTGGCTGATCTGCCCGAAACGATCATTGACCACGTCCTGAACACCCGCATCACTTACATGCCCGGTGGTGCGACACTGCTGAAAACGATGCGCGGGCAGGGGGCCTATGCGGCGCTGGTCTCCGGCGGGTTCACAGCGTTTACGGCGCGCGTTGCGTCTGAACTAGGCTTTAACGAAAACCGTGCCAACACGCTCGAAATCGCGGATGGTAAGCTGACTGGTAAAGTCGTGCGACCGATCCTTGGGCAAGACGCCAAGCTAGAGGCGCTGAACGGGATCACCGCCACGCTCGGGATCACGCCTGCTGATGCAATTGCTGTGGGCGACGGGATGAACGACCTGCTGATGCTTGAAAACGCGGGCACAGGTGTCGCGCTACATGGCAAACCTGCGCTGCAGGAAAAGGTGTCGGTCCGCGTGAACCACGGTGACCTGACGGCCCTTCTTTACATGCAAGGCTACGCCAAATCGGAATTCGTCACATGA
- a CDS encoding PLP-dependent transferase yields MKRDAKPATIAAHAAGAVDLQSAGVVPPIQPATTFMRDESYALIRPDNIYSRDDSDTVRTAEHVITKLEQAEDTLLFPAGMAAIAGVFRTLLAGDTALVQSGIYWGTTKWIRDFCARRDVTLHEVEASDAAALKAACQAHRPTLVFIETPSNPWLRTVDVAAAAQATHAVGGTLVVDATAATPILMKPLALGADIVMHSATKAINGHSDVLAGVLSTNAPTDPIWEAIKMDRHDAGAVFGPFEAWLLIRAMRTLPLRVERMTENAVTLAQYLHNHPQVEDVFYPGLPHHPGHEVAKQQMSGYGSLLSVLVKGGRAEALKVVGKLQLFLRATSLGGVESLVEHRHTIEPHTGIPENLIRVSVGIEHIDDLKDDWEQALS; encoded by the coding sequence ATGAAACGTGATGCGAAACCCGCGACCATTGCCGCCCATGCCGCAGGCGCGGTTGATCTGCAAAGCGCAGGCGTCGTGCCACCGATCCAGCCTGCTACGACCTTCATGCGCGATGAAAGCTATGCGCTGATCCGTCCAGACAACATCTATTCCCGCGATGACAGCGATACGGTCAGAACTGCAGAGCATGTGATCACGAAGCTGGAACAGGCCGAAGACACGCTTTTGTTCCCCGCAGGGATGGCCGCGATTGCGGGTGTCTTTCGGACACTTTTGGCAGGCGACACAGCGCTTGTGCAATCCGGTATCTACTGGGGCACAACAAAGTGGATCCGCGATTTTTGCGCCCGTCGCGACGTGACATTGCACGAAGTCGAGGCAAGCGATGCCGCGGCTCTGAAAGCAGCCTGTCAGGCGCATCGCCCGACGTTGGTGTTCATTGAAACGCCATCTAACCCGTGGCTGCGGACCGTTGATGTCGCGGCTGCGGCACAGGCAACACATGCCGTTGGCGGGACGTTGGTTGTGGATGCGACAGCTGCGACACCCATCTTGATGAAGCCGCTCGCGTTGGGTGCGGACATCGTGATGCATTCCGCGACAAAGGCAATCAACGGACATTCGGATGTCTTGGCGGGTGTTCTATCCACGAACGCCCCAACTGATCCGATCTGGGAAGCGATCAAAATGGATCGCCATGATGCGGGCGCGGTTTTCGGACCGTTCGAAGCATGGCTCTTGATCCGCGCAATGCGGACGCTGCCGCTGCGGGTTGAGCGCATGACCGAAAACGCGGTGACGCTGGCGCAGTATCTGCACAACCACCCACAGGTCGAAGACGTCTTCTACCCCGGTCTGCCCCATCATCCGGGACATGAGGTCGCGAAGCAGCAGATGAGCGGCTATGGCAGCCTGCTATCAGTTCTCGTCAAAGGTGGACGGGCAGAGGCGCTAAAGGTGGTCGGCAAGCTGCAGCTGTTCCTGCGGGCGACATCCTTGGGCGGGGTCGAAAGTCTTGTGGAACATCGCCACACAATCGAACCGCACACAGGCATCCCCGAAAACCTGATCCGTGTTTCTGTGGGGATCGAACATATCGACGACCTGAAAGACGACTGGGAACAGGCGCTGTCATAA
- a CDS encoding TSUP family transporter, protein MEVAVELVILLVAAAFAAGIVDAIAGGGGLITLPALVLAGAPPVTAIATNKVQGVFGAGMAAWTYGRAGHVDLRAQLGPAVIAFVAAIIGAFLTAQLPTDVIRYGLPVLLIAIALFFALKPGLDDLDRTRKISAGVFVVTIVPLVAFYDGLIGPGAGAFYMIGFVAFAGFGVLKATAHTKLLNFASNAGGIAAYALVAEPWWMVGLAMAVAQIAGAAVGARLAMRVGAKLIKPVVVIAATALALRLLWDMI, encoded by the coding sequence ATGGAAGTTGCCGTTGAACTGGTCATCTTGCTGGTGGCCGCGGCCTTTGCTGCGGGCATTGTGGATGCGATTGCGGGGGGCGGCGGGCTGATCACGCTTCCTGCGCTCGTCTTGGCAGGGGCGCCTCCGGTAACAGCAATCGCAACAAACAAAGTGCAGGGCGTATTCGGCGCTGGCATGGCCGCATGGACCTACGGGCGGGCAGGGCATGTCGATCTGCGCGCGCAATTGGGGCCGGCGGTCATCGCCTTTGTGGCGGCGATCATCGGTGCGTTTCTGACAGCGCAATTGCCGACAGACGTGATCCGCTACGGCCTACCCGTGCTTCTGATCGCCATCGCGTTGTTCTTTGCGCTGAAACCCGGACTGGACGATCTGGACCGGACCCGCAAAATCAGCGCAGGCGTGTTTGTTGTAACCATCGTGCCGCTTGTGGCGTTCTACGACGGGCTGATCGGGCCGGGGGCCGGGGCGTTCTACATGATCGGCTTTGTGGCCTTCGCGGGCTTCGGCGTCTTGAAAGCAACGGCGCATACGAAACTGCTGAACTTCGCGTCAAACGCAGGCGGCATCGCGGCTTATGCGCTTGTGGCGGAACCATGGTGGATGGTCGGGCTGGCAATGGCTGTGGCGCAAATTGCGGGTGCGGCTGTAGGGGCGCGACTGGCGATGCGTGTGGGGGCCAAACTGATCAAACCCGTTGTGGTGATCGCGGCAACGGCGCTGGCGCTGCGTCTGCTCTGGGACATGATCTAG
- a CDS encoding response regulator transcription factor → MAQLKKILLVDDDDDLREALGEQLIMTEDFDVFEADDGASAMVKAKESIYDLVILDVGLPDTDGRELCRLMRKQGVKCPIVMLTAQDSDADTIYGLDAGANDYVSKPFKFPVLLARIRSQLRTHEQSEDAVFQLGPYTFQPAQKLLVTEDDKKVRLTEKETNILKFLYRATEGVVARDVLLHEVWGYNAGVTTHTLETHIYRLRQKIEPDPSNARLLVTESGGYRLVA, encoded by the coding sequence ATGGCTCAATTGAAGAAAATCCTGCTTGTCGACGATGACGACGACCTGCGCGAAGCGCTGGGTGAGCAGTTGATTATGACTGAAGATTTCGACGTGTTTGAAGCCGACGACGGCGCAAGCGCGATGGTGAAGGCGAAGGAAAGCATCTACGATCTTGTGATCCTTGATGTTGGCCTGCCAGACACAGATGGTCGCGAATTGTGCCGCTTGATGCGCAAGCAAGGCGTGAAGTGCCCGATTGTGATGCTGACCGCCCAAGACAGCGATGCTGACACGATCTACGGTCTGGATGCTGGCGCGAATGACTATGTATCCAAGCCGTTCAAGTTCCCTGTTCTGCTGGCCCGTATCCGGTCCCAGTTGCGCACACACGAACAATCCGAAGATGCTGTTTTCCAGCTTGGGCCATATACGTTCCAGCCTGCGCAGAAACTGTTGGTCACGGAAGACGACAAGAAAGTCCGTCTGACCGAGAAAGAAACCAACATCCTGAAGTTCCTGTACCGTGCCACCGAAGGCGTGGTTGCCCGCGACGTGCTGCTGCACGAAGTCTGGGGTTACAACGCCGGTGTGACCACGCATACGCTGGAAACGCACATCTACCGCTTGCGTCAGAAGATCGAACCTGATCCATCCAATGCCCGTCTTTTGGTTACGGAATCAGGTGGTTATCGCCTCGTTGCGTAA